A genomic stretch from Candidatus Bathyarchaeia archaeon includes:
- a CDS encoding 4Fe-4S binding protein — MPVKLVKIEDGKSLLLERIMYTKRYTLSLNRSRCVGCELCEAACPKEAIKIVKPSDFKEIEEPPKRITVTVLEDKCNFCGICSEICIFGAFKQSINGEEHIPVLESESFPKIIHEVKVEESKCPVGCKVCEEACPLNLIKVSFDEANNRVKVDVDRKHCPGCRICEVKCPYNAIHTRKIISGTIGVNNALCPEGCRECVNACPIPSVLFLSDNGRVGVNDLFCVYCGACVNVCPIKGAIEIRRVSFHHAPVKSGAWNKALERLTSTLNMAKEIRSKSAQRTYDSVRRLRLGGRVRR, encoded by the coding sequence TTGCCAGTAAAACTCGTTAAAATTGAGGATGGAAAATCGCTTCTCCTAGAGAGAATAATGTATACTAAGCGTTATACATTGTCACTTAATAGAAGCAGATGCGTCGGCTGTGAGCTCTGCGAAGCAGCCTGTCCAAAAGAGGCAATAAAAATTGTTAAGCCATCTGATTTCAAGGAAATTGAGGAGCCGCCGAAAAGAATAACAGTGACTGTTTTAGAGGATAAGTGTAATTTCTGTGGAATATGCAGCGAAATATGCATCTTCGGTGCCTTCAAACAAAGTATAAATGGTGAGGAACATATTCCGGTTTTAGAAAGTGAGAGTTTTCCAAAGATAATTCATGAAGTTAAGGTTGAAGAGAGCAAATGTCCAGTTGGTTGTAAAGTATGTGAGGAGGCATGCCCACTAAACCTAATTAAGGTCAGCTTCGATGAGGCGAATAATAGAGTTAAGGTTGATGTGGATAGGAAGCATTGTCCCGGCTGCCGAATATGCGAGGTTAAATGCCCATATAACGCGATACATACCAGGAAGATTATATCTGGAACGATAGGGGTGAATAATGCATTATGTCCTGAGGGATGCAGAGAATGTGTTAACGCATGCCCCATACCAAGCGTTTTATTCCTTTCTGATAATGGAAGGGTTGGTGTCAACGATTTGTTCTGTGTTTATTGCGGCGCGTGTGTGAATGTCTGCCCTATTAAGGGTGCAATAGAGATTAGGAGAGTATCCTTCCATCATGCCCCCGTTAAATCTGGGGCTTGGAATAAAGCCCTAGAAAGGTTAACCTCAACATTAAATATGGCTAAGGAAATCCGCAGTAAATCCGCGCAAAGAACTTATGATTCTGTTAGAAGACTTCGGTTAGGAGGTCGGGTTAGGAGATGA